One part of the Phacochoerus africanus isolate WHEZ1 chromosome 7, ROS_Pafr_v1, whole genome shotgun sequence genome encodes these proteins:
- the TCF20 gene encoding transcription factor 20 isoform X2 encodes MQSFREQSSYHGNQQSYPQEVHGSSRIEEFSPRQTQMFQNFGGAGGGSGSSGGSSSGGRRGTAAAAAAMASETSGHQGYQGFRKEAGDFYYMAGNKDPVATGTPQPPQRRPSGPVQSYGPPQGSSFSNQYGSEGHVGQFQAQHSALGGVSHYQQDYTGPFSPGSAQYQQQPSSQQQQQVQQLRQQLYQSHQPLPQATGQPASGSSHLQPMQRPSTLSASAAGYQLRVGQFGQHYQSSAASSSSSSFPSPQRFSQSGQSYDGSYSVNAGSQYEGHNVGSNAQAYGTQSNYSYQPQSMKNFEQAKIPQGTQQGQQQQQQQQQQQQQQQQQQHPPQHVMQYPNSATKLPLQSQVGQYSQPEVPVRSPMQFHQNFSPISNPSPAASVVQSPSCSSTPSPLMQSGENLQCGQGSVPIGSRNRILQLMPQLSPTPSMMPSPNSHAAGFKGFGLEGVPEKRLTDPGLSSLSALSTQVANLPNTVQHMLLSDALTPQKKTSKRPSSSSKKTDSGTNSEGSSQAEEQLKSPLAESLDGGCSSSSEDQGERVRQLSGQSTSSDTTYKGGASEKAGSSPAQGTQNEAPRLSASPAAGEETTSPGAKDTPVSSEGNPKVNEKTVGVIVSREAMTGRVEKPGGQEKGAQEEDPAATQRPPSTGGAKETGHASLPQPEPPGGGSKGSKNGDSNSSHNGEGNGQSGHATGGSGFIGRTEPSKSPGSLRYSYKDSFGSAVPRNVSGFPQYPSGQDKGDFPGHAERKGRNEKFPSLLQEVLQGYHHHPDRRYSRSAQEHQGMAGGLEGATRPNVLVSQTNELASRGLLNKSIGSLLENPHWGPWERKSSGTAPEMKQINLADYPIPRKFEIEPQSSAHEPGGSLSERRSVICDISPLRQIVRDPGAHSLGHMGADTRLGRNERLNPSLSQSVILPGGLVSMETKLKSQSGQIKEEDFEQPKSQASFNNKKSGDHCHPASIKHESYRGNASPGAAAHDAISDYGPQDSRPMPLRRVPGRVGGREGMRGRSPSQYHDFSEKLKMSPGRSRGPGGDPHHMNPHMTFSERANRSSLHTPFSPNSESLASAYHTNTRAHAYGDPNAGLNSQLHYKRQMYQQQQEEYKDWSSTSAQGVIAAAQHRQEGPRKSPRQQQFLDRVRSPLKNDKDGMMYGPPMGTYHDPSGQEGGRCLMSSDGLSNKGIELKHGSQKLQQESCWDLSRQTSPAKSSGPPGMSSQKRYGPPHETDGHGLAESTQSSKPSNVMLRLPGQEDHSSQNPLIMRRRVRSFISPIPSKRQSQDVKNSNTEDKGRLLHPLKEGADKAFNSYAHLSHSQELKSIPKRESSKDLPSPDSRNCPAVTLTSPAKTKILPPRKGRGLKLEAIVQKITSPNIRRSASSNSAEAGGDTVTLDDILSLKSGPPEAGSVAAPDAEMEKRKGAGVPDLVGPTSQESSVEKPLARSSEEWRGGGDDKVKTEAHLDSVTPGKEPAGAMTSATSQKPGSNQGRPDGSLGGAAPLIFPDSKNVPPTGILAPEANPKAEEKENDTATISPKQEGFPPKGYFPSGKKKGRPIGSVNKQKKQQQPPPPPPQPPQIPEGSADGEPKPKKQRQRRERRKPGAQPRKRKTKQAVPIVEPQEPEIKLKYATQPLDKTDAKNKSFFPYIHVVNKCELGAVCTIINAEEEEQTKLVRGRKGQRSLTPPPSSTESKALPASSFMLQGPVVTESSVMGHLVCCLCGKWASYRNMGDLFGPFYPQDYAATLPKNPPPKRATEMQSKVKVRHKSASNGSKTDTEEEEEQQQQQKEQRSLAAHPRFKRRHRSEDCGGGPRSLSRGLPCKKATTEGSSEKTALDSKPSVSTTSEGGPELELQIPELPLDSNEFWVHEGCILWANGIYLVCGRLYGLQEALEIAREMKCSHCQEAGATLGCYNKGCSFRYHYPCAIDADCLLQEENFSVRCPKHKNKTAKGSLSTEQSERG; translated from the coding sequence ATGCAGTCCTTTCGGGAGCAAAGCAGTTACCACGGAAACCAGCAGAGCTACCCACAGGAGGTACACGGCTCATCCCGGATAGAAGAGTTCAGCCCTCGTCAGACCCAGATGTTCCAGAATTTTGGGGGTGCAGGTGGCGGTAGTGGCagcagtggtggcagcagcagtggtGGACGACGAGGCACAGCGGCTGCTGCTGCAGCGATGGCTAGTGAAACCTCCGGCCATCAAGGCTACCAGGGTTTCAGGAAAGAAGCTGGAGACTTTTACTACATGGCAGGCAACAAAGACCCCGTGGCCACGGGAACCCCGCAGCCTCCTCAGCGAAGGCCTTCTGGGCCTGTGCAGAGCTATGGACCCCCCCAGGGGAGCAGCTTCAGCAATCAGTATGGGAGTGAGGGTCATGTGGGCCAGTTTCAAGCACAGCACTCTGCCCTTGGTGGTGTGTCTCATTATCAGCAGGATTACACTGGGCCTTTCTCTCCAGGGAGTGCTCAGTACCAGCAGCAGCCTTCCAGCCAACAACAGCAGCAAGTACAGCAGTTGAGACAACAGCTTTACCAGTCCCATCAGCCCCTGCCACAAGCCACTGGCCAGCCAGCATCTGGCTCATCCCATCTGCAGCCAATGCAGCGGCCCTCAACCTTGTCAGCCTCTGCTGCTGGTTACCAGTTGAGAGTAGGTCAGTTTGGCCAACACTACCAGTCTtctgccgcctcctcctcctcctcctccttcccttcaccACAACGTTTTAGCCAGTCTGGACAGAGCTATGACGGCAGTTACAGTGTGAATGCTGGATCCCAGTACGAAGGACATAATGTGGGCTCTAACGCACAGGCTTATGGAACACAATCAAATTACAGCTATCAACCTCAATCTATGAAGAATTTCGAACAGGCAAAGATTCCTCAAGGGACtcagcaggggcagcagcagcagcagcagcagcagcaacagcagcagcagcagcagcagcaacagcatccCCCTCAGCATGTGATGCAGTATCCCAACTCTGCCACCAAGTTGCCCCTGCAGAGCCAGGTGGGGCAGTACAGCCAGCCCGAGGTTCCTGTGAGGTCCCCCATGCAGTTTCACCAGAACTTCAGCCCCATTTCTAACCCTTCCCCAGCTGCCTCTGTGGTCCAGTCTCCAAGCTGTAGCTCTACCCCCTCTCCTCTTATGCAGAGTGGGGAGAATCTCCAGTGTGGGCAAGGCAGTGTGCCCATAGGCTCCAGAAACCGAATTCTGCAGTTAATGCCTCAGCTCAGCCCAACCCCATCAATGATGCCCAGTCCTAATTCTCACGCTGCAGGCTTCAAAGGGTTTGGACTAGAAGGGGTGCCAGAGAAGCGGCTGACAGATCCTGGGTTGAGTAGTTTGAGTGCCCTGAGCACTCAAGTGGCCAATCTTCCGAACACTGTTCAGCACATGCTACTTTCTGACGCCTTGACCCCTCAGAAGAAGACCTCCAAGAGGCCCTCCTCATCTTCTAAGAAAACAGACAGCGGCACAAATTCGGAAGGCTCCTCGCAGGCTGAAGAACAGCTGAAGTCTCCGCTGGCAGAGTCTCTGGATGGAGGCTGCTCCAGCAGCTCTGAGGATCAAGGCGAGCGGGTGAGGCAGCTGAGCGGCCAGAGCACCAGCTCTGACACCACCTACAAGGGTGGAGCCTCAGAGAAAGCAGGCTCCTCACCAGCACAAGGCACTCAGAACGAAGCCCCCAGGCTCAGCGCCAGTCCTGCAGCCGGAGAAGAGACCACCTCCCCAGGTGCTAAGGACACGCCGGTGTCGTCTGAGGGCAATCCCAAAGTCAACGAGAAGACGGTTGGGGTGATCGTCTCCCGGGAAGCTATGACAGGTCGGGTAGAAAAGCCTGGTGGGCAAGAGAAAGGCGCCCAAGAGGAGGATCCTGCAGCCACTCAAAGGCCACCCAGCACTGGCGGGGCCAAGGAGACCGGCCACGCGTCCCTTCCACAGCCAGAACCTCCAGGAGGAGGGAGTAAAGGAAGCAAGAACGGAGATAGCAACTCCAGCCACAACGGAGAAGGAAATGGCCAGAGTGGGCACGCCACGGGGGGCTCTGGTTTTATCGGCAGAACTGAGCCCAGCAAATCTCCTGGGAGCTTGCGTTATAGTTACAAAGATAGTTTTGGGTCAGCTGTGCCAAGAAACGTCAGTGGCTTTCCTCAGTATCCTTCAGGACAAGATAAGGGGGACTTCCCTGGCCACGCGGAGCGAAAGGGTCGGAATGAGAAGTTCCCCAGCCTCCTGCAGGAAGTGCTTCAGGGTTATCACCACCACCCCGACCGGAGGTATTCTAGGAGCGCTCAGGAGCACCAGGGCATGGCCGGTGGCCTGGAAGGAGCCACGAGGCCTAATGTCCTAGTTAGTCAAACCAATGAATTAGCTAGCAGGGGCCTTTTGAACAAAAGCATTGGGTCCCTCCTAGAAAACCCCCACTGGGGCCCCTGGGAAAGGAAATCAAGCGGCACAGCCCCCGAAATGAAACAGATCAACTTGGCTGACTATCCAATTCCCAGAAAGTTTGAGATCGAGCCTCAGTCATCAGCCCATGAGCCCGGGGGTTCCCTCTCTGAGAGGAGATCAGTGATTTGTGACATTTCTCCACTAAGACAGATTGTCAGGGACCCAGGGGCTCACTCACTGGGACACATGGGTGCCGACACCAGACTTGGGAGGAATGAACGTCTCAATCCAAGTTTAAGTCAGTCAGTCATTCTTCCCGGTGGGCTGGTGTCCATGGAAACAAAGCTGAAGTCCCAGAGTGGGCAGATAAAAGAGGAAGACTTTGAACAGCCCAAATCGCAAGCTagcttcaacaacaaaaaatctggaGACCACTGCCACCCTGCCAGCATCAAGCATGAGTCTTACCGAGGAAACGCCAGCCCTGGGGCAGCAGCCCATGATGCCATCTCAGACTACGGCCCACAGGACAGCAGGCCCATGCCGTTGCGGCGGGTCCCTGGCAGAGTTGGTGGTCGGGAGGGCATGAGGGGTCGGTCCCCTTCTCAGTACCATGACTTTTCAGAAAAGTTGAAGATGTCTCCTGGGAGGAGCAGAGGCCCGGGAGGAGACCCCCACCACATGAACCCACACATGACCTTTTCAGAGAGGGCCAACAGGAGTTCTCTGCACACTCCCTTTTCTCCTAACTCAGAAAGCCTGGCCTCTGCGTATCACACAAACACTCGTGCTCACGCTTATGGGGACCCCAATGCAGGTTTGAATTCTCAGCTCCACTATAAGAGACAGATGTACCAACAGCAGCAAGAGGAGTATAAAGACTGGAGCAGCACTTCTGCTCAGGGAGTAATCGCTGCGGCACAGCACAGGCAGGAGGGACCCCGGAAGAGCCCAAGGCAGCAGCAGTTTCTCGACCGAGTACGAAGCCCCCTGAAGAATGACAAAGATGGCATGATGTATGGCCCACCGATGGGGACTTACCATGACCCGAGTGGTCAGGAGGGTGGGCGCTGCCTCATGTCTAGCGATGGTCTTTCTAACAAAGGCATTGAGTTGAAGCACGGCTCCCAGAAGTTACAGCAGGAATCTTGTTGGGATCTTTCTCGGCAGACTTCTCCAGCCAAAAGCAGCGGTCCTCCAGGAATGTCCAGTCAAAAAAGGTATGGACCACCCCATGAGACTGATGGACACGGGCTAGCTGAGTCTACACAGTCATCCAAACCTAGTAATGTTATGCTAAGGCTTCCAGGTCAAGAGGATCATTCTTCTCAGAACCCCTTAATCATGAGGAGGCGTGTCCGTTCTTTCATCTCTCCCATTCCCAGTAAGAGACAGTCACAAGATGTGAAGAACAGTAACACTGAAGATAAAGGGCgcctccttcacccactgaaagaAGGCGCTGATAAAGCATTCAATTCCTATGCCCATCTTTCTCACAGTCAGGAGCTCAAGTCCATCCCCAAGAGAGAATCCTCCAAAGACCTTCCAAGTCCAGATAGTAGAAACTGCCCTGCTGTTACCCTCACAAGTCCTGCTAAGACCAAAATACTACCCCCACGGAAAGGACGGGGATTGAAATTGGAAGCTATCGTTCAGAAGATCACCTCCCCGAACATTAGGAGGAGCGCCTCCTCGAACAGCGCCGAGGCTGGGGGAGACACGGTCACTCTCGATGACATCCTGTCTTTGAAGAGCGGCCCTCCCGAAGCTGGGAGCGTCGCTGCTCCGGAtgcagagatggagaagagaaaaggtgCAGGGGTACCTGACCTGGTGGGTCCCACCAGCCAGGAGTCGAGCGTAGAAAAGCCTCTGGCCCGGTCCTCAGAGGAGTGGCGCGGCGGTGGGGACGACAAAGTGAAGACCGAGGCACACCTAGACTCGGTTACTCCTGGAAAGGAACCCGCTGGTGCCATGACGTCCGCAACCTCACAGAAGCCTGGGAGTAACCAAGGGAGACCAGATGGCTCCCTGGGCGGGGCAGCACCTTTAATCTTTCCTGACTCCAAGAATGTGCCTCCAACGGGCATCCTGGCTCCTGAGGCGAACCCCAAGGCTGAAGAGAAGGAGAACGATACAGCGACCATCTCCCCCAAACAGGAGGGCTTCCCCCCGAAGGGTTACTTCCCATCGGGAAAGAAGAAGGGGAGACCCATTGGTAGTgtgaataaacaaaagaaacaacagcagccaccacctccaccccctcaGCCTCCTCAGATACCAGAAGGTTCTGCAGATGGAGAGCCAAAGCCAAAAAAGCAGAGGCAAAGGAGGGAGAGACGGAAGCCTGGGGCACAGCCAAGGAAGCGGAAAACCAAACAGGCAGTTCCCATCGTAGAACCCCAAGAACCCGAGATCAAACTGAAGTATGCCACCCAGCCACTGGATAAAACCGATGCCAAGAACAAGTCCTTTTTCCCTTATATCCATGTAGTAAATAAGTGTGAACTTGGAGCCGTTTGTACAATCATCAATGCTGAGGAAGAGGAGCAGACCAAATTGGTGAGGGGTCGGAAGGGTCAGAGGTCCCTGACCCCTCCACCCAGCAGCACGGAGAGCAAGGCGCTCCCAGCTTCGTCCTTCATGCTGCAGGGACCTGTGGTGACAGAGTCCTCTGTTATGGGGCACCTGGTTTGCTGTCTGTGTGGCAAGTGGGCCAGTTACCGGAACATGGGTGACCTCTTTGGACCCTTTTACCCCCAAGATTATGCAGCCACTCTCCCCAAGAATCCGCCTCCTAAGAGGGCCACGGAAATGCAGAGCAAAGTTAAGGTACGGCACAAAAGCGCTTCAAATGGCTCCAAGACGGAcactgaggaggaggaagagcagcagcagcagcagaaggagCAGAGGAGCCTCGCTGCCCACCCCAGGTTTAAGCGGCGACACCGCTCGGAAGACTGTGGCGGAGGCCCCCGGTCCCTGTCCAGGGGGCTCCCTTGTAAAAAAGCAACCACCGAGGGCAGCAGTGAAAAGACTGCCTTGGACTCAAAGCCCTCCGTGTCCACCACTTCAGAAGGCGGCCCCGAGTTGGAGTTACAAATCCCTGAACTACCTCTTGACAGCAATGAATTTTGGGTCCATGAGGGTTGTATTCTCTGGGCCAATGGAATCTACCTGGTCTGTGGCAGGCTCTACGGCCTGCAGGAAGCGCTGGAAATAGCCAGAGAGATG